A window from Pseudobacteriovorax antillogorgiicola encodes these proteins:
- the ung gene encoding uracil-DNA glycosylase, whose product MDINSVKLDDSWKKVLRPEFEQPYMQQLKDFLVSEIKQGKTIYPKGTEYFMALNLTPFEQVKVVVIGQDPYHGPNQAHGLSFSVRPGVAIPPSLVNIYKELKQDLGIQQPSHGYLASWAEQGVLLLNSVLTVCQGQAGSHQKRGWESFTDAVIRELNDQREQLAFILWGAYAQKKGRFIDREKHFVVESVHPSPLSAHRGFFGSRPFSQINQYLLRNGKVPIDWELPALS is encoded by the coding sequence TTGGACATAAATAGTGTAAAGCTCGATGATAGTTGGAAAAAAGTGCTTCGCCCGGAGTTTGAGCAGCCATATATGCAGCAACTGAAAGATTTTTTGGTTTCAGAGATCAAGCAAGGCAAGACAATCTATCCCAAGGGGACAGAGTATTTTATGGCACTCAATCTCACTCCTTTCGAACAAGTAAAAGTTGTTGTGATTGGGCAAGATCCTTATCATGGACCGAATCAAGCTCACGGACTTAGCTTCTCCGTCCGCCCTGGAGTGGCCATCCCACCATCACTTGTTAATATCTACAAGGAGCTTAAACAGGACTTAGGTATTCAGCAACCTAGCCATGGCTACCTAGCATCTTGGGCTGAGCAAGGGGTTCTTTTGCTCAATAGTGTTCTTACCGTCTGCCAAGGCCAAGCCGGATCCCATCAAAAACGTGGCTGGGAGTCCTTTACTGACGCCGTGATTCGCGAACTTAACGATCAACGGGAGCAACTAGCATTTATCCTTTGGGGAGCCTACGCCCAGAAGAAAGGCCGCTTTATAGACAGAGAAAAGCACTTTGTCGTAGAGTCAGTGCATCCATCGCCGCTGTCGGCTCATCGTGGTTTCTTCGGATCAAGACCTTTTTCACAAATCAATCAGTATTTGCTTCGCAACGGTAAGGTTCCAATCGACTGGGAACTGCCAGCTCTATCGTAG
- a CDS encoding VC0807 family protein: protein MSEKQENPLLSLLLNIAIPSIILMKFTGEEHLGPVTGLVIALAFPFCYGIYDFYDRRKVNFISILGLISILLTGVFTLIKLPPHWIAVKEATVPALIGCAIIISLRTKYPLVKKLLFNENIINVNLVHERLANKNNETAFEKLLVQTSYLLASSFFLSAFLNFALAKYILVSEPGSQAFNEELGQMTALSWPVIVIPSMIVMFFALYKLLNGIKKLTGLSLEEVMHAQQKK, encoded by the coding sequence ATGTCTGAGAAACAAGAAAACCCATTGCTCAGCCTGCTGCTGAATATTGCTATCCCTTCGATCATTTTGATGAAGTTCACCGGCGAGGAGCATCTTGGCCCCGTTACTGGCCTCGTAATCGCCTTAGCTTTTCCCTTTTGCTACGGGATCTATGACTTCTACGATCGTCGCAAAGTTAATTTTATTTCAATACTCGGATTGATCAGTATTTTGTTGACAGGAGTTTTCACTCTGATAAAGCTTCCCCCCCACTGGATTGCAGTGAAGGAAGCTACGGTGCCAGCTCTCATCGGTTGCGCCATTATCATTTCCTTGCGCACTAAATATCCATTGGTCAAGAAACTTTTGTTCAATGAAAATATTATCAATGTCAACCTCGTGCACGAAAGGCTTGCCAATAAGAATAACGAGACTGCTTTTGAAAAACTACTGGTGCAAACTTCGTATTTGCTTGCCTCGTCGTTTTTTTTATCGGCATTTCTAAATTTTGCACTTGCCAAATACATTTTAGTTAGTGAGCCCGGCTCACAAGCTTTCAATGAGGAGCTTGGACAAATGACTGCCTTAAGCTGGCCAGTGATTGTCATCCCCTCGATGATCGTTATGTTTTTTGCATTGTACAAGCTACTTAACGGTATTAAGAAGCTAACAGGTTTAAGCCTTGAGGAAGTGATGCACGCGCAGCAAAAAAAGTAG
- a CDS encoding ribonucleotide-diphosphate reductase subunit beta has protein sequence MLLDPGLDLTLRPMKYPTFYEMYKDGIKNTWTVDEVDFSTDLIDLREKLSPSEQHLIKRLVAFFATGDSIVANNLVLNLYKHINSPEGRMYLSRQLYEEALHVQFYLTLLDTYLPNEKDREEAFAAIENIPSIKAKAEFCFKWIDSINKIDTLETKDHRRQFLLNLICFATCIEGLFFFAAFAYVYFLRSKGLLHGLASGTNWVFRDESCHMNFAFEVINTVKSEEPDLFDEDMKKSIYKMIDEAVECEMVFANDVLQLGVAGLSTQDMRQYLQYVANQRLVALGLSPVYQASNPFGFMELQDVQELTNFFERRVAAYQKGVTGEVSFNEEF, from the coding sequence ATGCTATTAGACCCTGGTTTAGACCTAACTCTCAGACCCATGAAATACCCGACCTTCTACGAAATGTATAAGGACGGTATCAAAAACACTTGGACTGTGGACGAAGTCGATTTCTCAACTGATTTGATCGATCTTCGCGAGAAGCTTTCACCTTCCGAGCAGCACTTGATCAAGCGACTCGTTGCATTCTTTGCGACGGGCGATTCAATCGTTGCAAACAATCTGGTGTTGAATCTGTACAAGCATATTAACTCTCCCGAAGGCCGCATGTACTTATCGCGGCAACTCTATGAAGAGGCGCTGCACGTTCAATTCTATCTAACTCTTTTGGACACCTATCTACCAAACGAGAAGGATCGTGAGGAAGCATTCGCAGCTATTGAAAATATCCCTTCCATCAAAGCAAAGGCTGAGTTTTGCTTCAAATGGATCGATTCGATTAATAAGATCGACACCCTTGAAACCAAAGACCATCGCAGGCAGTTTCTGCTTAACCTGATCTGCTTTGCAACCTGTATCGAGGGCTTGTTTTTCTTCGCAGCCTTTGCCTACGTTTACTTTCTACGCTCAAAAGGCCTACTCCACGGCTTAGCCTCTGGAACCAACTGGGTTTTCCGCGACGAAAGCTGCCACATGAACTTCGCGTTCGAAGTCATAAACACGGTGAAGAGCGAAGAGCCAGACCTCTTCGACGAAGATATGAAAAAGTCGATTTATAAGATGATCGACGAAGCAGTAGAATGCGAGATGGTGTTTGCAAATGATGTTCTCCAACTAGGTGTCGCTGGTTTGTCGACCCAAGACATGAGGCAATATCTACAATACGTTGCAAACCAAAGGCTGGTTGCACTTGGCTTAAGCCCTGTCTACCAAGCCTCAAATCCTTTCGGGTTTATGGAACTTCAGGATGTTCAGGAACTAACAAACTTCTTCGAGCGGCGAGTCGCAGCTTATCAAAAAGGCGTTACCGGAGAGGTTAGCTTTAACGAAGAGTTTTAG
- a CDS encoding Rpn family recombination-promoting nuclease/putative transposase: MSKQEDSDSQPTPFDPAYTQLFSYPKMVRDLLVNFVKQPWVNDIDWDSLHTLSPKFVTKKLRKRESDIIWTAKWQDKDLYIILFLEFQSSVD; encoded by the coding sequence ATGTCAAAACAAGAAGATAGCGATTCACAGCCAACCCCTTTTGATCCAGCCTACACCCAGCTATTTTCCTATCCAAAAATGGTGAGAGACCTGCTGGTAAACTTCGTCAAGCAGCCCTGGGTAAATGATATCGATTGGGATAGTCTGCATACCTTAAGCCCAAAGTTTGTAACCAAAAAGCTGAGAAAGCGTGAATCAGATATCATATGGACGGCGAAGTGGCAGGATAAAGACCTTTACATCATTTTGTTTCTGGAGTTCCAAAGTTCCGTAGAT
- a CDS encoding serine/threonine protein kinase, which produces MEASTLGNRYRLIEPLGQGGMAVVFRAWDKSCDRFVAIKKIHKHLCEHQGVRGRFQFEAKAISQVEHPNIVKFLDYSGQESKDLWIAMELLEGSDLIDYIDRSQKGYLAPLPAVLIFNDIAGALKEVHRNNIIHRDIKPENIMILHSGHVKLMDFGIARDVHLGNLTQVGDFLGSPNYMSPEQIRGANLDKQADIYSLGVVLFRMLTGQLPFDGQNHHEICMKILLGHYKPPNEIQSGISPILLRIVTRCLALKPEQRYESIEHLLLDVHDFLVLSKDRHFRKRNKTIISSSSPKQRA; this is translated from the coding sequence ATGGAAGCAAGTACACTCGGCAATCGATATCGACTTATAGAACCCCTGGGTCAGGGGGGAATGGCAGTTGTTTTTCGTGCATGGGACAAGTCATGTGATCGCTTCGTTGCCATTAAGAAGATTCACAAACATCTATGTGAGCACCAAGGAGTTCGCGGCCGGTTTCAGTTTGAAGCCAAAGCCATTTCACAAGTAGAGCATCCCAATATTGTGAAGTTCCTTGACTATTCAGGGCAGGAATCAAAAGATTTGTGGATCGCCATGGAGCTTCTAGAGGGCTCAGATCTCATCGACTATATCGATCGGTCTCAGAAAGGTTATCTGGCCCCGCTCCCAGCAGTTCTTATCTTCAACGATATTGCGGGGGCTCTGAAAGAGGTTCATCGTAATAACATCATTCATCGAGATATTAAGCCTGAAAACATCATGATTTTACACAGTGGTCATGTGAAGTTGATGGATTTTGGGATAGCTCGCGATGTGCATCTAGGAAATCTAACCCAGGTGGGGGATTTTCTTGGTTCACCAAACTACATGTCTCCAGAGCAGATCCGAGGAGCGAACCTAGATAAGCAGGCGGACATCTATAGCTTAGGGGTCGTTTTGTTTCGGATGCTCACCGGGCAGCTGCCATTTGATGGTCAGAATCATCACGAAATCTGTATGAAGATCCTTTTGGGTCACTATAAGCCACCGAACGAGATTCAAAGTGGTATTTCACCGATCCTATTGCGCATTGTAACCCGTTGTCTCGCGCTTAAACCTGAGCAACGCTACGAAAGTATTGAACACTTACTGCTTGATGTTCATGATTTTCTAGTTCTGTCGAAAGATCGGCATTTTCGTAAGCGTAATAAAACAATAATCAGTAGCTCGTCTCCAAAACAGCGAGCCTAA
- a CDS encoding response regulator — protein MTREKKRCLIIDDSYDFGVLMEEGIREYFESDVAQDAFTAQQLLSQKKFDIILSDIQMPFLNGLDLAQELRRKYINIPTIFITGDVTPEISKQALQIGAANLLEKPVNIPELVAKMQLAIQIAKEDHEDESTDHELGYIYNLLKSHYYDIQEILYQIQYYHVPISVVKEELDKKERMGKCHLDDPENIKFLGSVAS, from the coding sequence ATGACTCGGGAAAAAAAACGCTGCCTTATTATCGATGATAGCTACGATTTTGGCGTCCTTATGGAAGAGGGGATTCGCGAGTACTTTGAGTCTGACGTAGCGCAGGATGCATTTACCGCGCAGCAGTTACTGTCACAGAAGAAGTTTGACATCATCCTGAGCGATATCCAAATGCCCTTTCTGAATGGCCTCGACTTAGCCCAGGAGCTAAGACGCAAGTATATCAATATTCCGACAATCTTTATCACCGGTGATGTGACTCCCGAGATATCGAAGCAAGCCTTACAGATCGGGGCTGCAAATCTTCTTGAAAAACCGGTTAACATTCCAGAACTGGTTGCAAAGATGCAGCTAGCCATACAGATTGCCAAAGAGGATCATGAGGATGAGTCTACCGATCATGAGCTTGGCTATATCTATAATTTGCTCAAGTCGCACTACTACGACATCCAAGAGATCCTATATCAAATCCAGTACTATCACGTTCCGATTTCTGTTGTTAAAGAAGAGCTGGATAAGAAGGAGAGGATGGGTAAGTGTCATTTAGATGACCCAGAAAACATCAAGTTTCTGGGTTCTGTAGCGTCTTAA
- a CDS encoding ribonucleoside-diphosphate reductase subunit alpha, which produces MSLLTNHSPSFDSDSSINKPGEAEIYLTKRDGQKELLDIERLLAAIQAHCYGLDHVDAKMIAEKVSRGLYNGVSTVEIDNLLIQSSAMFIADEPQYSKLAARLLNTLVRDEVKKHGINSFSDSIAYGHQVGILSDSVLSFVEQHGDVLNQAIQSSQSDLFEYFGLRTVYDRYLLKDPEKRTVFETPQYFFMRVACGLSKQPEEAIEFYQLISSFEYMPSTPTLFNSATQRSQMSSCYLLDSPEDSLESIYDKYKDVALLSKFAGGIGLAYHRVRSQGSLIRGTNGRSNGIIPFLKTLDSSVSAVNQGGKRKGAACIYLESWHADILDFLQLRENTGDESRRTHNLNIANWIPDLFMKRVENDELWSLFDPSIVPHFTDLYGDEFDQAYREAENQGLAKKQIKARELYASMMKCLAQTGNGWMTFKDSSNLKCNQVGSNKDNVVHLSNLCTEIIEVTSNKETAVCNLGSINLSRYVENGDINYKQLAENVRLALKYLDRVIDINFYPIHQAEDSNNRWRPVGLGLMGLQDAFFKLDIPFDSPRAREVSRKVQEEIYYNALKASCELAAELGPHSSFAETRAAKGDLQFDLWGVSPSQPERWESLRSEIKKHGLRNSLMIAIAPTATIASICGSYECIEPQLSNLFKRETLSGEFLQVNTYLVAKLKELGIWNESVKQQIKLAEGSIQGIEGIPQEVKDVFRTAWEVPMRSLIDMAADRGAFIDQSQSLNLFIESPTIGKLSSMYNYTWKKGLKTSYYLRSRAATKINKTTIASSASAVACSLENPETCEACQ; this is translated from the coding sequence ATGAGTCTCCTAACCAACCATTCCCCTTCTTTCGATTCAGATTCAAGCATCAACAAGCCAGGCGAGGCTGAGATCTATCTCACCAAACGTGATGGCCAAAAGGAGCTTCTTGATATCGAGCGTTTGCTCGCAGCGATCCAAGCTCATTGTTATGGTTTGGATCATGTTGATGCAAAGATGATCGCAGAGAAGGTGTCGCGGGGCTTATACAATGGAGTCTCTACGGTTGAAATCGATAACTTGCTGATTCAAAGCTCAGCAATGTTTATTGCTGACGAGCCTCAGTACTCAAAACTAGCCGCTCGCTTGCTGAATACTCTAGTACGTGACGAGGTTAAGAAGCACGGTATCAATAGCTTTAGCGACTCTATAGCCTATGGCCATCAGGTCGGGATTCTTTCTGACTCCGTCTTAAGCTTTGTTGAACAGCATGGCGATGTCTTGAACCAAGCCATCCAAAGCTCACAATCAGACCTATTCGAATATTTCGGCTTACGCACCGTTTACGATCGCTATTTACTGAAAGACCCAGAAAAGCGCACTGTCTTCGAGACTCCACAGTACTTCTTTATGAGAGTGGCCTGCGGCTTATCGAAACAGCCTGAAGAAGCCATTGAGTTTTACCAGCTAATTTCCTCATTTGAGTATATGCCGAGCACTCCGACATTATTCAACTCGGCAACCCAGCGCTCGCAGATGTCATCTTGCTACTTGCTGGATTCTCCCGAAGACAGTTTGGAGTCGATTTATGACAAGTATAAGGACGTCGCGTTGCTTTCAAAGTTCGCCGGTGGGATTGGCCTGGCTTATCACCGGGTCCGCTCGCAAGGCTCCTTGATCCGTGGCACCAATGGTCGTTCCAACGGCATTATTCCTTTCCTTAAGACCCTGGATTCATCAGTTTCAGCAGTCAATCAAGGCGGAAAACGAAAAGGCGCTGCTTGTATCTACCTTGAATCCTGGCATGCCGATATCCTAGACTTTTTACAGCTTCGTGAAAACACTGGTGATGAGTCGCGACGCACTCACAACCTGAATATTGCTAACTGGATTCCTGACCTTTTCATGAAGAGGGTTGAAAACGATGAGCTATGGTCTCTATTCGACCCGTCCATTGTTCCCCATTTTACAGATCTCTATGGCGACGAGTTTGACCAGGCTTATCGAGAAGCAGAGAATCAAGGCCTTGCCAAAAAGCAGATTAAAGCTCGCGAGCTTTACGCATCTATGATGAAGTGTCTCGCCCAAACCGGTAATGGTTGGATGACCTTTAAGGATTCTTCTAATCTCAAGTGTAACCAAGTCGGTTCCAATAAAGATAATGTGGTTCACTTGTCGAATCTTTGTACAGAAATCATCGAGGTGACCTCTAACAAGGAAACAGCAGTCTGTAATCTAGGCTCTATCAACCTCTCCCGCTATGTTGAAAACGGCGACATCAACTACAAGCAGCTGGCAGAAAATGTCCGTTTAGCACTTAAGTACTTGGACCGGGTAATCGATATCAACTTCTACCCCATCCACCAGGCCGAAGATTCGAACAATCGCTGGCGTCCTGTTGGACTTGGCTTGATGGGTCTCCAAGATGCCTTCTTCAAATTGGATATCCCCTTTGACTCTCCAAGAGCTCGAGAGGTTTCTCGCAAGGTTCAAGAAGAGATCTACTATAATGCCTTAAAAGCATCTTGTGAGCTTGCTGCTGAACTTGGCCCTCATAGCTCTTTCGCTGAAACCCGAGCTGCCAAAGGGGACCTTCAGTTTGATCTTTGGGGCGTTAGCCCTAGCCAACCTGAAAGGTGGGAAAGTCTACGATCCGAGATCAAAAAGCACGGCCTCCGTAATTCTTTGATGATTGCCATCGCTCCAACAGCAACTATCGCTTCCATTTGTGGATCTTATGAGTGCATCGAGCCACAGTTGTCCAACTTGTTCAAACGGGAAACCCTATCGGGCGAGTTTCTTCAAGTGAACACCTATCTTGTTGCCAAGCTTAAAGAGCTCGGCATTTGGAACGAGTCGGTCAAGCAACAGATCAAACTTGCGGAAGGTTCCATTCAAGGTATCGAAGGCATTCCTCAAGAAGTTAAAGATGTTTTCCGTACGGCTTGGGAAGTTCCCATGCGATCCTTGATCGATATGGCGGCTGATCGTGGTGCCTTTATTGACCAGAGTCAATCGCTGAACTTGTTTATAGAAAGTCCAACTATCGGCAAGCTATCTTCCATGTATAACTATACTTGGAAGAAGGGATTGAAGACCAGCTACTACTTGCGCTCTCGGGCTGCTACAAAAATCAATAAAACCACCATAGCGAGCAGTGCCTCAGCTGTAGCATGCTCTTTAGAAAACCCAGAAACCTGTGAAGCTTGTCAGTAA